A stretch of Bos taurus isolate L1 Dominette 01449 registration number 42190680 breed Hereford chromosome 5, ARS-UCD2.0, whole genome shotgun sequence DNA encodes these proteins:
- the NDUFA9 gene encoding NADH dehydrogenase [ubiquinone] 1 alpha subcomplex subunit 9, mitochondrial precursor, which produces MAAAVHPRVVRVLPMSRSSVPALAASVFHSPPQRQLHHAVIPHGKGGRSSVSGIVATVFGATGFLGRYVVNHLGRMGSQVIVPHRCEPYDTMHLRPMGDLGQIIFMDWNGRDKDSIRRAVEHSSVVINLVGREWETQNFDFEDVFVKIPQAIAQVSKEAGVEKFIHISHLNADIKSSSKYLRSKAVGEKEVRETFPEATIIKPAEIFGREDRFLNYFANIRWFGGVPLISLGKKTVKQPVYIVDVTKGIINAIKDPDARGKTFAFVGPSRYLLFDLVQYVFAVAHRPFLPYPLPHFAYRWIGRLFEISPFEPWTTRDKVERIHTTDKILPHLPGLEDLGVEATPLELKAIEVLRRHRTYRWLSSEIEDVQPAKTIPTSGP; this is translated from the exons GTTCTTCTGTTCCTGCCCTAGCCGCCTCTGTGTTTCACAGCCCACCCCAGCGCCAGCTTCATCATGCAGTCATACCACATGGGAAAGGTGGGCGTTCCTCCGTCAGTGGAATTGTGGCCACTGTGTTTGGAGCAACGGGATTCCTGGGCCGCTATGTCGTCAACCACCTTG GTCGCATGGGGTCACAGGTGATTGTCCCCCACCGCTGCGAGCCATATGACACCATGCACCTTCGTCCCATGGGTGACCTGGGCCAGATCATCTTTATG GACTGGAACGGGAGAGACAAGGACTCAATCCGAAGAGCTGTGGAGCACAGCAGCGTGGTCATCAATCTGGTCGGGCGAGAGTGGGAGACCCA AAACTTTGACTTTGAGGATGTTTTTGTCAAGATTCCCCAAGCCATTGCTCAAGTGTCcaaagaagctggagttgaaaAATTTATTCACATTTCACATCTGAATGCTGATATTAAGAGCTCTTCTAAGTATCTGAGAAGCAAG GCTGTTGGAGAGAAGGAAGTGAGAGAGACGTTTCCAGAAGCCACCATCATAAAGCCGGCTGAAATCTTTGGCAGAGAGGACAGATTCCTCAATTATTTTGCAA ATATCCGCTGGTTTGGTGGCGTCCCTCTTATTTCCCTGGGCAAGAAGACTGTGAAACAACCAGTATAT ATTGTGGATGTCACCAAAGGAATTATTAATGCAATTAAAGACCCGGATGCCAGAGGGAAAACTTTTGCCTTTGTTGG GCCCAGTCGGTACCTGCTGTTCGACCTCGTGCAGTACGTCTTtgctgtggctcacaggccctTCCTGCCGTACCCTCTGCCACACTTTGCCTATCG ATGGATCGGTCGGCTCTTTGAAATTAGTCCATTTGAACCCTGGACCACGAGGGATAAAGTGGAGCGG ATTCACACCACAGACAAGATCCTGCCTCACCTGCCAGGCTTGGAAGACCTGGGCGTTGAGGCCACGCCCCTGGAACTCAAGGCCATCGAGGTGCTGCGGCGTCACCGCACCTACCGCTGGCTGTCTTCTGAGATCGAGGACGTGCAGCCGGCCAAGACAATTCCCACTAGTGGCCCCTGA